The DNA region ATTCAGGACCAACACAACTGCTTCTCTCTCTGAGAAGCCTTCTCTAATACTGCAATCTAAACAAGTTTCCTCTCCTGTAGTTTCTCACAGTATTGTCCTTTTCTTTCCTAGcacttatcaatattttatttattggtactggggatggaatccaaggacactctaccactgggctctATTCTCAGCTCTCTCTCActtgcccttttaaattttgagacagtctggttaagttgctgagattgacctcaaatttgagatccttctgcctcagcctcccaagttgctggaattgcaggtgtgcactaccatgtctGGCTCAATGTTTTACACTATAAATTTGTGTGTATGTCTTCATGGTATATTCATGCAGACCACAATTCCATGGGGACGTGGCCATTATCTTGCACAAACTGAGTGCTTATACTTCTGTGGAGAATGTGAACTGCATGTGACAGCTGCTTGTACATGTGGGAGTTATAAAAGCATCTACTCTGAGTACAAGATGCCTCTCACTGGTGCTGCCTGATCACTGTTCACTCATAGGGAAGAGATGATCCTCCTTCAATTACTGAAAACTACTGACATCTGGATCCAGAAGGAGGATTGTCTTTCATTCTGAAGGGAACAGTGCATAGCCATAGTACATCCTAATGCCAGAATCCTGTTCTCACTCCTTGCTTGCCTACTTTTCAGCTTGGCCAAGAAATTTTGCAATAATCTCCCGAGGACTCTCTTTGCCTCTCTCTTATCTCCATCTCTGTGTTTCAGGATCTGTTTCCATATCTGATCATCCCACTTCCTTGTTTCAAACCTTAACAATGCTttataattcacttgttaattcaTGTAATTATTTGACAAGAATTTTGagagattcttttattttaagcacAATTATAGGTACTGGAAATACAGCTAGAAAGCAAGAGAGATGAAGACCTTCTTCCCATGGAACTGCATTCTCAGAGTCAGGATAACGCCCTATGAGATCAAGCTCCAGTGCCAGGTCCTGGCATTCAGGCCCATGTGGTGTCTTCTCCATTCTCATCTCTGGATATTTTGCTCATTCTCGTGTTTTTTGCTCACCCAGGTGTATGTCATGTAAAGATACTGACGTTCCAAGGGGGATGAGAGGTCTTGTCCAAAGACATACAGTCACTAAGCATTGAAGTTGGGATTTGATCCAAAGATGCCTGGTGTTCTTGTACATATATCTCTTGTCCCACGATAGAGGCTCAAAACACCTTCCTGATGGAGCTATCTCATCATTTCACATGTATTTTTCCTTCTTGTGACACCATCACAGAATGGGGCTAACCAAACAACAAATCACAGTTTGTCAACAATGGTTCTGAGACCAGGTTTAAGAGTAAACCTCAATCCATGGAGAACAGCACAAGGGAtaggtgggggtggagaggaaTTTGTGAGCTGTGGAGATTCTGAAGGCTCTGGATTTATTATCAACTCCATGCTTTCTAGGGACTCAGTGGGTTTTGTGGACTTTTGTAATTCCATGGATACAGGGGACTCCGGGTGTCATGGAGTTTTCATAGCCTTCACTGTCTGCAGTTTAGCTTGCTTTCCTGGAAGGAGCTATGGAACAGTCAGGCAAAGAAAGAAGGATATTGGAACAAGCCTAGAGGTGAGTATCCAAATCTTAAAAGGACAGCTCTTTGAGTACAGAGTTAAGCAACATGGATCAGGTGTTGGCTTAATCTTTGCTCATAATCCCATGCTTGGAACCTGCAGCCTGTCTTCTTCCTCTGGTCCTGCCCCTGTGCATCCCCTGTACCAGGTGTCACCAAACTATTCCCCAGATCCCTCTGGGACATCTTGTTTGGCTTTCTTAGATAGGTTTGGTCTTTCCCTCCTCTGGGCCACCATAAccccagggatttttttttttttttgtgtgtgtgtgtgtgtgaaggcgCCTTTTCTACCATCCTGTTTGCTCACTGAGGGCAAGACCTGGGTGAGACACCAGCATTGCACAGCGCAGAGATTAGGAGATTTGATAGGAAACATTGGTAGTATTTAATAGATATAATCTATAAAGGGACACCAGTTCTTCACATAGGGTGCTTGGAGGGTGGAAGAGGATTTCTGGTCTTAGAGAGTAAGATATGGTAAACAATAGATGTCTAGCACCTTCCAGCACTTTCCCTTTCAAGTGCTGCAGAAGATGGGAGTGAAGTGTGAATGAAGGAGTAACCGAGGTGTGGCCTGCCTCCAAGCACTTCAGGCTGTCGTGGGCCTGTGGCATCTACAAGGTGCTGAACACTGCTTGCTAAACACCCAGAGGCCAACCTTTAGTTTCCACTCTGATGCTAGAACCATTGCTAGGGGTCTCCAATTCTCTTCCCAGTGGAGATTCAGTGTGCTgggtgtgtgcgtgcatgcatgtgtgtttgtTGCAATCCTGATTACTCTTTAAATTATGTCTcttaattttcatctttcataAGGCTCTCTGGGGCCTTAACTTCACCACCTATAAAATGATCTGCAAGCACAGTCTATGTTTATATATCAATACTGAGTAAGGTAGATTCTTCTTAAGCCCTGTATTGACTTCTTCCTgtaggactttatttttatttttgcagtacagaggattaaacccagtggttctctaccaaccaagctatatctctagccttttttaaattttattttgaaacaaagtcttGCTTagtgctcaggctggtcttgtaatcctcctgcctcggcctcccgagttgctgagaatacaggtatgtgctactgcacctggctctctTTGAGTCTTAATTATCTCATCATGATAGACTGGATTCCAAGCATAATGAGTACCTACCAAACTCTGGTTCTCAGAAGATGGGGTAGCTATGGATTTCCCTGGCTCAGCATTCTTTGGCGACATCTTGGGTTCTGGCCTACTGACTTCAGGGTTCTTTTGTGCTTTGATCTTTGCAGTTTTCTTTGCATTCTTCTTTCTGATATGCTTCACTCTAAGGAAATGAGCGTCTTATCAGTTCTGGCTCTCTACCTCTCTGCATCCCCAAATGGACTCTGGTCTTGATCATAGGTTCTGGTTTTGAGCCCCAACAACACTACCAGCTTGCTGTATTATCTATGGGAAGCCACATAACCTCGTTGGGAATTCATACCCTATAGAATGGGGATACCCTGTACACTGTAAGGAGATCACTAGTCCAGCTGACTATACTTCAAAATAGCTCATCAGTTTTCCCCGCCACTCACTCCTTCTCCTCCACTCCTCTGATGGCCAGTCATTCCCAAGCCCACTGCTCTCGCTGCCCCTCGACACTTGCCCCTGCACAGGCTTGGTTCTTTCCTGAGCGATGAGGCACCATCTGCCTGCTCTGGCCTCCGGGCTCTTGCTGTCTGATCTGTCCCATCCCAAGGTTATGCTTCCATTCCCACCTTAGCAGTCTCCCATGGCTCCCAAACAAATATTCAGTCCAAGGCATCTAGCATCCAAGCAGCCAGAGGCCCTGATGCCCGAACCTTGGCCTGACCTCCAGCAACTCTGCCTTACTCTGGGCTTCTAGCCAGTATTTTCAGCAAAGTACAAGGGTCTTTATGAAATAACACCAAGGACCTTTTCCAACTCACTTTTAACCATTATCTGTCACTTTCAAGGTACCTGACTTCACACAGACACTGAGAAATGCTTCAATGTGCTGCTGGGCTTCTATATACTACTTTCCACCAAAATGAGTACTTGGTCTTGCAGGCCCATTTCAGACAACGccttttttgtagtactggggattgaaccccaagccttatgcatgctaggcaaacactgtaccactgagccacatccccagcccttttattttgagagaaggtttCACCAATtttcctaggctggcctcaaacttgtagtccttctgcttcagcatcctgagtagcaGGGGttctaggtgtgtgccaccacaactaGCTCTGTCAGCATCTTGTGGTCTCTCAGTTGGCTTCTCCAGGGCCACCACTTCTTTCCCAGATTTATCTTTTGTAAAATTCACTGAAAACTGAGTCCTGTGGGTGTGTTTTATGGCATGGTATAGCCCTGGTGTCTCTGTAATGACCCTTTTCAGACCCTGAGCTCATTGACTTTGTCCTCTCTGTGCTGGTACCAGAGCTAGAATATGCAGGGTAGCAGGCAGGTAGGTAGCTGGTAGTAGGGAGAATTTAACCACAGTACTGGCATCTGCTGTGTGCCCCCAAAAGTCTCTGTGTTAGAGACCTAGTCCCTCAATTCACATGTTAATGGTGTTTGGAGCTGGGCCTTTGGGAGGAAATTAAGGTTAGATGatgtcatgagggtggagcccccaTGATGAGATTAGTGACTTttacaaagaggaaaagagacCTGAGGTAGCACCCTTGCTCTGTCTCACCAAGGAGTGCCCTCTGCCATCTTATGATGTAGCAAAAAGGCCCTTACCAGAAGCCGAGCAGACAGATGCCATGCTCTTGGACAGAACTGTGAACCAACtaaatgtcttttctttgtaCATTCccttgtctcaggtattttgttacagcagcagaaaatggactaaggcaTACTCACATgaaggggaggaggcagaggaagagcaATGTGACTGCCATAGATCCATAGACAACACCCTGGAGCAGCCCTTTCAGAAAGATCTGGGGAGCCAAAGGACTCCTTCCTGGAAGGAGAGAGCACGTGGGGAAGGTTTCCCTCCCAAGACCTCAGATTCAGAGCCCTCCTCTGGTGGCAGTGCCAGTCCCCCCAccaacccccagccccaccctgctcACTACTGACCCACCTAGTCACCGGGTCCTCCACTCACCTGACATCAGTAGAGTGCTCACAGCATGGGTTCCGTTTTGGTTCTTGCCCTCACAGAGAAGGCTTGTGCCCATCTCTGGCTCCTTGGCCAGGCTGATGGTGCTGTTGGCCCAGGGGCCAAGCGTGGTGGAAGTCACCTGGAGGCCGCCATCCACACTGTTCACACCCACAGGGACACCGCCCACCCACCACTGCACAGAGGGCGTGGGGATCCCGTGGAAGGAGCAGCTGCACTGCAGTGTCTTCTCCAAGGAGCAGGAGGCGTTGAGCAGCCTGGTGGGTGCTGTGGAGAGGGAGTGGGAGTCAGCAAGGCACCCCGACTTCCCTGCTCCCCCCAGGACCCAGGGAGCTTCAGGTAGACTTTCTAGAACCCCACAGGATCTAGGCCTCACAAACCAGTACCCCATTATCCCCCACCCCTGGGGTGCTCGGCCTTGGGATGATGGCGAGTGATTTTCTGAGTTCCTGCCTTGCCTCCGGTCCCCGTTCCCCAGGTTAGACACCAGCCTGAGCTCCCCTCCTTGGCTCCTCACACCCCAGCTTCCTTCCGCCTTAGGCTCTGTGATCAATCTGTGTCTGGCTGCTATTGGGCAAATCGCTTCCCTTCTCTTTGCTGTTTCTAGGCTGGTGAATTGGGGCAGTAACCAGAACTATCTCGTTATTATCTGAGAGTGAATTTGTAGTGCTTCTAGCTCAGTGTGTGATGAAGTATTTACCCATTTGACAAGTAGAACacctttctgtttccttcttcccAGTCCCTGGTGGCCTCCCATGGAGCCTCCACCTGAAGCCAAGATTGCTGTGGCACTTTCTGGGTAGGAAGGTTTGAAATGCCCCCACTCCACATAGAATAGGTACGACACGTTGACCATGTGCTAAATACCTTGGATTCACAAGGACTCCGCTAATGAGGAACAAGTCTTTACacttttatgtgtgttttcattgaTGTTTGAAGTTGCTAGAGGAAAGGGAGCATTATCCCTTGATCTCTGACTTTTCATCTGGGTCACTGTGGGCATGGGGAGTTTTCAGAGGGTTCCAGTGCACACCCCCGTcccctgctgccctctgcactGTCTTTACCACCTGGAAAGAGTGCCCAAGGGGATACGAAGATGCTGAGAACTGACTAACCCCCGAATCAGCTCCTTGTGCTCACTTGTCTCCAGCCTGCCTGAGTGAGCCCCCACACCACCCTCACCTGCAACGCCACGCCCTGGCCCAGCCGAGACACTAATCCGCATTGATTGGTGCCTATTCCCTCACCTCCTCTGTCTTCTCCCACCGTAGCCCGCCCCTCCCCTGGCTCCCTAGACTGCCCAGCGTGCTTCTCATCTCACTCACTTGGCTCTAGCTGTGGCAGCCCCCTGAGCAGTGGGGACATTCTCAGGCACAGGAGAGCCCTTCCCTATGCCGGAAGGGACAAGAGGATGTGGTGGAGGGAATCAGATGTGTCTTGGCAAGGCAGGGATGTCTGTCTCCTTGGTCATCCGAGGGCCTGTTCACCTGGAGAAGCAGGAATTCTATAGGACGAGATCTCAGGAGCAGCCAGGACAGCTGGGACACTCTGCCATGGGTAGCCCCAGTGCCATGTCTCCTGTCTCTTCCCTTGTCTCTCACTCCCCTTCCCCATTCCCCTGGGTTCTTTAAGTTCTCTCTTAAAACTAATGGGATCCGTGGAAGGGCTGTgcgacagggagggacagggtcAGGAGGGTCGGATGTTTGGACAGTTCCATTGGCACCGCACGAGAAATGGCCTGGATGGTGAATGTCTGCAGACCAGGTGGCCAGAGGAGAGACGGTGGCTGTGGTCGGGAGAGAAGGTTGCATTCGTGTTGGTGCCTGAGTGGAATTTCTGTGGTCCTTGCCTTGTCCAAAAAACTGTCAATCTTCAGTCCACATATTGTAAGACCCAGGCTATCTACTAAAAGATTTATAAAGTTTTCAAGctaacagagaaagaaataaagaagaaaaagcaatacCAAAGAGGGGAACGAGTGTATCTCACTTGTTTTTCCCTGACTACCACTACTTTATGTTTaatttggttttctatttctgGCTGATCACAGCTTTAGCTGCATCCCAAGTTTTGATAAGCAGTATTCTATATACataaattttcattatcattaaGATTTAAGTGCATATCCAGTTGAGAATTTTAAGACTGACAATATCGAGGGTTGGCAAAGATGTATAATGCTGAACTTTCATACACCgttggtgagaatataaattagaaaaccaCATTATTTATCAAAGGAGAAGATACATATACTCTATGACCCTGTGTTCTACTCCTAGATGTATAATCAAAAACAATGTTTGCATATAAACACCAAAGacaagtgaaaaaatgtttgtagcAACAGTATTTATAACAGCCCAAAGTTAGGCAAttcaaatatcattaaaaatagaatggaaaaataagatactaCACAGCAATTAAAACATAAGTAAATGCTAGAAGAACAATGTGGACCAATTTCACAAAGTGTTGTGTGAATGAAGCCAGAtacaagtaaataataaaataggagtgTATCCATTTTAAAGTTCAGGAAAAACACAAGGCTAAATCAGAATATAGTGTTCATGTATACACTCATAGTtagtaaaattcttttaaaaattgccaaAATTGCCCACTATAAAGGTCAGGGAGGACttgtggggaggaaggaggtggtAGGTGGCAGGGGGCGATTCCATAGACCCTAACCCTCCACAGGCAACCCTCCAGTAGCCCAGTTCTCCATCGTCCATCTGACTACACAACCAGGTCACTGGGCACTGCCCATATTTTACCATATCTTTGGTAAAAACCCAAAGATAGGGCAGTCCAGTTCACTGAACTCACTTGTTTTTACCTCCTTCAATCTGAGTGTCAGGCTTCCAAACGGGATGCTGTTCATCCCCTTTGGATTTTCCATCCACAGACCAATCAAGAGCTATTTCTAGGCACCGTCTAAGTAATGGGGGGATCTGGCAGCCCCTTAGGTGGTTCCAAAGCTGATCCTGGGGGAAACGAGGCCACCTACTCATGGATGCAATGGGTACCCCTTGCATTCCCCTAGTAGCATGTTCCTTATAAACCACTTTCATTGTATTATGGACTCTTCTGCAATGACCTTCCTTACTAGAGTGTTTCTTTACAACGTTACAAAACACATCACTGGGTCCTTACTTTATGTCCTCTAGTGATAGGTGCGATTTTAAACCCAGTAGCCAACTAGCTCTCTCTCAAATGGAAACGTTCTGGCCCCAAATCCCAGCATTCACCACTGGGTGGCTCACTAGCTCTTTGCTATAGCTCTGTATCTAAGGACTCCGAGGGACTTGCATGGTTTTATGGACAGGAGCTAGCAAGAGTCTAAGTGGGATTTATGTCCTCCAAAATCCAAATAAGCCAAACATTTGGTCCTAACTGGCCCATCATATGTATATCCTATACTGTTTCAAATTAATAATCGAGTGGGTTTGGGCAACTTGACTAGTACTCACTTAGCACATTAAATCAGTGTTGATTGAAGGGAAGGTTTACATGCCTTCTGTTTTACCACAGTGGGTAGGGGGAGTGTTTTCCAGGCAGAAACAATATCCATCCCCATACTGGGTTCAGGGAAACAGATTTACATAGTCTCCTCAACCATTCCAATTTTCACCCAGTTGGgaggtgggggtactggggattgaacccaggtgtactctatcactgagccacatctccagccatttttattttgttatattaaagcaggatcttgctaagtttctgaggctgccctccaacttgcaatcctcctgcctcagcctccccaggtgcTGGAAGTGCACGTgcgcatcaccatgcctggctcatgcAAACTTTAATCCCACAATTCAGTACTTTCCCAGCTCCAACTAGGACTTCACCCACAGGGTTTTGAATCACCATGTATGGGATCCCCATGCCATGGAGTCCTATAAATATCTCCACATTCATCCCCAGACCATTCTACCACTAATGGTCCCCGGCTGGTGGCCAGGCCAAGGGATCCAAGCCCTTGTGTCACTTATCTTATTGGACTGCTCATTGCCTCAGGAGATTTGAGGTCAGATTTCTTCTTGTCataattgcactttttttttgctttttctatccTTCCAGATGAGAGTAAATAGAGCagacttcatttgttttcttcagCATTGGGGTGGTTTGACAGCCAGGAAAGCTCACCCAAGCCTTGTGTCCGGTTTTTCCTGGGCCTCCATCACATAGGTGTGGTTGACATCCTCCATGTCTGACCACAGTACCTGGCTCTTCCTGACGTGGAGCTGACACCACCTGACAGACACATTCTAAGTCACATGATTAGACGATCTGCTGTGGCCTGCTCCACTCTGAATCACATTGTTAAAGATATCAACAGCCTGGGCACTAAATCACATTTTTAGATTATCCAGTATGACTTAGGCCCCCAGGAAAAGACAGTCCTATCAGACATGACACTCAAAAATTTAGAcactgtttccagaatagggcaATGACCTTTCTTCAGGAAAGGCTAAATTTGTTACTACACCAAATGATGAATTCCACATTCAGGAGAGCAGTTCAAGAGTGGGAGATGTGTTTGAGGGAGGAGTGTAGCAGGGGGTAGTGTTTTGAGTTTTGAGCTGAACTGTGGGCATGTGCTCTTGTGATACCTTTTTTATGCCTTTCTATATAATTAAGTGAAAATTGGATCATTTGTCATTTATGTAAAAGCTTTACACATGTGTATTATATGTAAGTGTATGTACCTGTAAATTCACATATAATATGCTCATGAATGTACATACaagaatgaatcaaaatgaaatgtttaataaGCTGGTACTTGTGCTTACTTATGGTTATAGCCAAATTAGGGAAAAGAAGTAGAaattttaggtattttatttccagctttattgagacataactgacaaataaaattatgtatatttaaagtTTACAACGTGATGATTTGATATCACACACAGTGAAACGATTACACCATCAAGTGAATTAACATACCTGTCACTTCACAGAGTAACTGTCAGTCAGACTTCTCCAGAAGAAcaggagaaatagaagatctgCAACTACAGGAGAAGATGTCTTAGAGTAGCCTACAGGATCGGAGGATGGACAGTCCTGCAGCGGCCAGCAATCCTGGGGGCTGCTCAGCCCAAAAGCTGGGAGCCTCAGAACAAGGGGACCAACGATGCCGCTCTAGTCCGAGCTGGAGGTGTGAACACCACCCAccgcccaccaccaccacctccgaGAGCGGCTGGTGCTTCAACATTTGGAGGCTGAAGAATCTGGGGTCTGACTTCGGCCAGCAGCAGAACACACCGCGCAAGAAGGGCCTCGCACGCACACGTTCTTGTTCCTGGCCCCCGCCTCTGGGTGAGTACTTCCAAGTTCAGGGTGGGTCTTCCTCTCAGTTAGCTGACTCCCACCCTGATCTTCTCCGAAAACACCCTCACAGTCACAGCCAGAAGTGTGCTTCACCAATTCTCTAGGCGTCCCTCAATCTAGTCAGGTTGACAACCAAATGTAACCATCAACAACCTTTTTGTGTCTGTGGTAAAAACACTCAGAATCTGCTCTCTTGGCAAATTTCAAGTTATTACCTACAGTCACCATGCTGTACACTGGGTCCCCAGAACTTACTCATCCTGCCTCACTGAGATTTGGTATCCTTTGACCAATATGTCTCCATCACCCCTCAGCCATGGGAAAGCACCATTCTACCTTCCGTTTTTATAAGTCGGACTTTTTTGGATTCCACAGGTAAGTGAGGCCAGGCAGCTCTTGTCTTGCGTCTGGTTTACATAGCAAATTATCTTCCAGGtttatccattttgctgcaaatagcaggacttccttattttttattttattttatttttgtgtgtgtggtactaggattgaacccaggaccttgcgcatgcaaggcaagcactctaccaactgaggtatattcccagcccaacttccttattttttaatgttgagtaattcTCCACTCTGTGTGCACGAATCacgtttccttatccattcattcaccaaTGGACACTTAAGTTGATTCcgtagcttggctattgtgaataatgatgtAGTGAATATCAGGGGGCAGATGTCTCTTCAAGACACAGACTTTGTTTTCTCTGGATATGTACCCAGAGGTGGTATGGATCATATGGTACAGGGATTGTTGGATCACATCATATTCCTGACTTTTTAAAGGAACCACCATAGAGGTTCACATTCCCACTAACAGTGTGcaagttttccttttctcctcatcCTCAAAACtggttatttttctaattttttgataAGAGCCATTCTAACAAGTGTGAGGTAATATTTCACAGtgactttcatttttgtttctctgatgattagtgatgttgagcatttttatacTCACATGTCATCTATCAAAAATGACTATTCAGGTCCTTTGTCCACTTCAAATCAGATGAGTAGATTTTTGCTGCTAATTTGTTTGCGTTCCTTTATCTTCCAGATTCCAAGCCCTTATCAGAGGCAAGGTTTGCAAGagtcttctcccattctgtgggttctcttcactctgttgattgtatTCTTTGCTGTatggaagctttttagtttgatgtgatGCAGTTTGCCTACTTTTCTTTTGTCCCTTGTTCTTTCaggtaatataaaaaaatctgCTCAGATTAAGGTCAAGAAACTCTTGCCTTGAGAGTTTTCTTTTCATAGTTTTACAGATTTAGGTCTTATGTtaagtctttggtccattttgagtcaGTTTTTCTATGTGGTACAAACTAAGTGTTCACTTTTATTGTTCTGCAGATGGACATCATTTTTCCTACAATATTTAGACTTTATTTGCTGTAATTCTGCTGGcaactacttttaaaattaattttcggTTAAGATATAATTCATGCATGCCAAAAATTGACCGTTTTAAAGTGCACAGTAGGGATTTTAGTGTATTCACAAAGTTGTGCATTTTCTAAtgctagaatattttcatcattcacTCAAAACCCCAGTGTGCAATAACATTCACCCTCCCAAGATCCCAGCCCCAGGACCATAAATCCACTAATATACTCTCTGTAACTATGGATTCATCTGCTCTGggcattttttagaaattaaataaaataatctatggTGTTTTGGGGCCTGCTGTCTCTCACTGAGCATGTTTTCAGGCACTTTGTGTAATTTCTCAGTGCCCCTTTAGTCTTTATGGTTGAAGAATCTCCCACTGTatgtagaaaacattttattttacacattCACTAACTGATGGACATTTTGGTTATTTCCACTCTTTGGAATAAATCACAAACCAATGAATCACACTGCTGTGACTGGGAACTACTTTTTAGTTCACATCTAATGAAAAATTACTGTTGCAATTTACAACTCTAGAGAAACTCTGTCTCACTTAATCCCCCAGCAACCTGGGACTTAGATCCCAGTATCCCTTCACATAGAATGGCATAGACCCAGAAGAGTCCTGTGTCTGGACAAAGGATGGGAGGAGCCATTGTGTTGACAGGTTTCAGATTCAACTCGACTCCAAATGGAGTGCCCTTCTCAGGATTTCATGTAGCTTTAAAACCTGCGATATAAGCATGATCAAGTTCATTCTATCACGTCCATCTGCTCATGAACAAGATATGAGACTAAATCAGCTGGTCCTGACCACCTTATAAGGTGGGTAAGACATTCCAGGACAGAGCTGT from Urocitellus parryii isolate mUroPar1 chromosome 15, mUroPar1.hap1, whole genome shotgun sequence includes:
- the LOC113177705 gene encoding SIGLEC family-like protein 1 encodes the protein MGYWFVRPRSCGVLESLPEAPWVLGGAGKSGCLADSHSLSTAPTRLLNASCSLEKTLQCSCSFHGIPTPSVQWWVGGVPVGVNSVDGGLQVTSTTLGPWANSTISLAKEPEMGTSLLCEGKNQNGTHAVSTLLMSGRSPLAPQIFLKGLLQGVVYGSMAVTLLFLCLLPFIVKHIRKKNAKKTAKIKAQKNPEVSRPEPKMSPKNAEPGKSIATPSSENQSLGVILTLRMQFHGKKVFISLAF